In Centropristis striata isolate RG_2023a ecotype Rhode Island chromosome 5, C.striata_1.0, whole genome shotgun sequence, a single genomic region encodes these proteins:
- the ddx23 gene encoding probable ATP-dependent RNA helicase DDX23 isoform X1, producing MAADSTDKKDAESSGTKDRERKRSRSRERDRKGSPRKRNRSRERNRSKSPERDRRMKDKDRDNKERDRDKDRDRGRKDRDSHRRDKDRSKRSKSPSPKSKDSRLKRDKDIKTEEEEDEKKKKEKVQPLSLEELLAKKKAEEEAEAKPKFLSKAEREAEAIKRRELETEDRRRLMEDERKKRRMFQDMGRKMMEDPQERERRERRERMERENNGNEDDDGRQKLREEKDKSKELVAIKERYLGGLKKRRRTRHLNDRKFVFEWDASEDTSVDYNPIYKEKHHVQLYGRGFIAGIDLKQQKREQSRFYGDLMEKRRTLEEKEQEETRLKKMRKKEAKQRWDDRHWSQKKLEEMTDRDWRIFREDYSITTKGGKIPNPIRNWKEYSLPAHILEVIDKCGYKDPTPIQRQAIPIGLQNRDIIGVAETGSGKTAAFLIPLLVWITTLPKIDRIEDSDQGPYAVILAPTRELAQQIEEETIKFGKPLGIRTVAVIGGISREDQGFRLRMGCEIVIATPGRLIDVLENRYLVLGRCTYVVLDEADRMIDMGFEPDVQKILEYIPVTNQKPDTDEAEDPEKLMMNFESGKHKYRQTVMFTATMPPAVERLARSYLRRPAVVYIGSAGKPHERVEQKVLLMSEGEKRKKLLEVLSHGFEPPIIIFVNQKKGCDVLAKSLEKMGYNACTLHGGKGQEQREFALSNLKAGAKDILVATDVAGRGIDIHDVSMVLNYDMAKNIEDYIHRIGRTGRAGKSGVAMTFLTKEDSAVFYDLKQAILESPVSTCPPELTNHPDAQHKPGTILTKKRREETIFA from the exons ATGGCGGCCGACTCCACAGACAAGAAGGATGCTGAATCCTCAGGGACCAAAGACCGGGAGAGGAAACGCAGCCGTTCACGAGAACGTGATCGTAAAGGCTCACCACGCAAACGCAATCGCTCTCGTGAAAGAAATCGATCTAAATCTCCAGAAAG AGATCGACGCATGAAAGACAAGGACCGAGACAACAAGGAGCGTGACAGAgataaagacagagacaggggCCGTAAGGACAGAGACAGCCATCGGCGGGATAAAGATCGCAGTAAAAGGTCTAA GAGCCCCTCGCCTAAGTCTAAAGATTCAAGATTAAAGAGAGACAAggatataaaaacagaagaggaggaagatgaaaaaaagaagaaagagaag GTCCAGCCTTTGTCTTTGGAAGAGCTTCTCGCCAAGAAGAaggcagaagaagaagcagaggcAAAG CCCAAGTTCCTCTCCAAGGCGGAGCGAGAAGCTGAGGCTATTAAACGGAGGGAGCTAGAGacggaggacaggaggaggttGATGGAAgatgagaggaagaagagaaggatgTTCCAGGACATGGGGAGAAAAATGATGG AGGACCCCCAGGAAAGAGAAAGACGGGAGCGAAGAGAGCGAATGGAGCGAGAGAACAACGGGAATGAAGACGACGATGGACGACAAAAACTCAGAGAGGAGAAGGATAAAAGCAAAGAACTCGTCGCCATCAAG GAGCGTTACCTTGGGGGACTAAAGAAACGTCGGAGAACTCGTCACCTGAACGACAGGAAGTTTGTGTTTGAGTGGGACGCTTCTGAAGACACCTCAGTCGACTACAACCCCAT TTACAAAGAAAAGCACCATGTGCAGCTGTACGGACGAGGCTTCATCGCTGGCATCGATTTGAAGCAGCAGAAAAGAGAGCAGTCACGCTTCTATGGTGACCTGATGGAGAAAAGACGCACGCTGGAAGAGAAGGAGCAGGAAGA GACGAGACTGAAGAAGATGCGTAAGAAGGAAGCGAAGCAGCGATGGGACGACAGACATTGGTCTCAGAAGAAGCTGGAAGAGATGACGGACAGAGACTGGCGAATCTTCAGAGAGGACTACAGCATCACCACAAAAGGAGGAAAGATCCCGAACCCCATCAGGAACTGGAAGGAGTATTCGCTGCCCGCGCACATCCTGGAGGTCATCGACAAGTGTGGCTACAAG GATCCGACACCTATCCAGAGACAGGCCATCCCTATTGGTTTACAGAACCGTGACATCATCGGTGTGGCTGAGACAGGTAGCGGTAAAACAGCTGCCTTCCTCATTCCACTGCTCGTCTGGATCACAACCCTGCCGAAGATTGACAG GATTGAAGATTCAGATCAGGGTCCTTACGCCGTGATTCTCGCCCCGACTCGTGAGTTGGCACAGCAGATTGAAGAAGAGACCATAAAGTTCGGTAAACCGCTCGGCATCCGCACGGTGGCCGTGATTGGAGGTATCTCCAGAGAGGACCAGGGCTTCCGTCTCAGGATGGGCTGTGAG ATTGTGATCGCCACCCCCGGTCGTCTCATCGATGTGCTGGAGAACCGATACCTGGTCCTGGGCCGCTGTACCTACGTGGTCCTTGATGAGGCTGATCGTATGATTGACATGGGCTTCGAGCCCGACGTCCAGAAGATTCTGGAGTACATCCCAGTGACCAATCAGAAACCAGACACTGACGAAGCAGAAGACCCTGAGAAACTGATGATGAACTTTGAATCTGGAAAACATAAATACAGACAA ACGGTCATGTTCACGGCCACGATGCCTCCAGCTGTGGAGAGACTGGCCAGGAGCTACCTGAGACGTCCTGCTGTGGTTTACATCGGGTCGGCCGGCAAACCTCACGAGAGGGTCGAACAGAAGGTGTTGCTCATgtcagagggagagaagag GAAGAAGCTGCTGGAGGTGTTGTCACACGGCTTCGAGCCTCCCATCATCATCTTCGTCAACCAGAAGAAAGGTTGCGACGTGCTGGCGAAGTCTCTGGAGAAGATGGGG TACAATGCTTGCACGCTGCACGGTGGCAAAGGCCAGGAACAGAGAGAGTTTGCGCTCTCCAACCTCAAGGCTGGAGCCAAAGACATCCTGGTGGCCACTGACGTCGCTGGTCGAGGTATCGATATCCACGACGTCTCCATGGTCCTCAACTACGACATGGCGAAGAACATTGAAG ATTACATCCATCGTATCGGTCGTACGGGTCGTGCCGGAAAGAGTGGTGTTGCCATGACGTTCCTCACCAAAGAGGACTCGGCGGTGTTCTACGACCTGAAGCAGGCCATCCTGGAGAGCCCGGTCTCCACCTGCCCCCCCGAGCTGACCAACCACCCGGACGCTCAGCACAAACCTGGAACCATCCTGACCAAGAAGAGACGCGAGGAGACCATCTTTGCCTGA
- the ddx23 gene encoding probable ATP-dependent RNA helicase DDX23 isoform X2, producing MAADSTDKKDAESSGTKDRERKRSRSRERDRKGSPRKRNRSRERNRSKSPERDRRMKDKDRDNKERDRDKDRDRGRKDRDSHRRDKDRSKRSPSPKSKDSRLKRDKDIKTEEEEDEKKKKEKVQPLSLEELLAKKKAEEEAEAKPKFLSKAEREAEAIKRRELETEDRRRLMEDERKKRRMFQDMGRKMMEDPQERERRERRERMERENNGNEDDDGRQKLREEKDKSKELVAIKERYLGGLKKRRRTRHLNDRKFVFEWDASEDTSVDYNPIYKEKHHVQLYGRGFIAGIDLKQQKREQSRFYGDLMEKRRTLEEKEQEETRLKKMRKKEAKQRWDDRHWSQKKLEEMTDRDWRIFREDYSITTKGGKIPNPIRNWKEYSLPAHILEVIDKCGYKDPTPIQRQAIPIGLQNRDIIGVAETGSGKTAAFLIPLLVWITTLPKIDRIEDSDQGPYAVILAPTRELAQQIEEETIKFGKPLGIRTVAVIGGISREDQGFRLRMGCEIVIATPGRLIDVLENRYLVLGRCTYVVLDEADRMIDMGFEPDVQKILEYIPVTNQKPDTDEAEDPEKLMMNFESGKHKYRQTVMFTATMPPAVERLARSYLRRPAVVYIGSAGKPHERVEQKVLLMSEGEKRKKLLEVLSHGFEPPIIIFVNQKKGCDVLAKSLEKMGYNACTLHGGKGQEQREFALSNLKAGAKDILVATDVAGRGIDIHDVSMVLNYDMAKNIEDYIHRIGRTGRAGKSGVAMTFLTKEDSAVFYDLKQAILESPVSTCPPELTNHPDAQHKPGTILTKKRREETIFA from the exons ATGGCGGCCGACTCCACAGACAAGAAGGATGCTGAATCCTCAGGGACCAAAGACCGGGAGAGGAAACGCAGCCGTTCACGAGAACGTGATCGTAAAGGCTCACCACGCAAACGCAATCGCTCTCGTGAAAGAAATCGATCTAAATCTCCAGAAAG AGATCGACGCATGAAAGACAAGGACCGAGACAACAAGGAGCGTGACAGAgataaagacagagacaggggCCGTAAGGACAGAGACAGCCATCGGCGGGATAAAGATCGCAGTAAAAG GAGCCCCTCGCCTAAGTCTAAAGATTCAAGATTAAAGAGAGACAAggatataaaaacagaagaggaggaagatgaaaaaaagaagaaagagaag GTCCAGCCTTTGTCTTTGGAAGAGCTTCTCGCCAAGAAGAaggcagaagaagaagcagaggcAAAG CCCAAGTTCCTCTCCAAGGCGGAGCGAGAAGCTGAGGCTATTAAACGGAGGGAGCTAGAGacggaggacaggaggaggttGATGGAAgatgagaggaagaagagaaggatgTTCCAGGACATGGGGAGAAAAATGATGG AGGACCCCCAGGAAAGAGAAAGACGGGAGCGAAGAGAGCGAATGGAGCGAGAGAACAACGGGAATGAAGACGACGATGGACGACAAAAACTCAGAGAGGAGAAGGATAAAAGCAAAGAACTCGTCGCCATCAAG GAGCGTTACCTTGGGGGACTAAAGAAACGTCGGAGAACTCGTCACCTGAACGACAGGAAGTTTGTGTTTGAGTGGGACGCTTCTGAAGACACCTCAGTCGACTACAACCCCAT TTACAAAGAAAAGCACCATGTGCAGCTGTACGGACGAGGCTTCATCGCTGGCATCGATTTGAAGCAGCAGAAAAGAGAGCAGTCACGCTTCTATGGTGACCTGATGGAGAAAAGACGCACGCTGGAAGAGAAGGAGCAGGAAGA GACGAGACTGAAGAAGATGCGTAAGAAGGAAGCGAAGCAGCGATGGGACGACAGACATTGGTCTCAGAAGAAGCTGGAAGAGATGACGGACAGAGACTGGCGAATCTTCAGAGAGGACTACAGCATCACCACAAAAGGAGGAAAGATCCCGAACCCCATCAGGAACTGGAAGGAGTATTCGCTGCCCGCGCACATCCTGGAGGTCATCGACAAGTGTGGCTACAAG GATCCGACACCTATCCAGAGACAGGCCATCCCTATTGGTTTACAGAACCGTGACATCATCGGTGTGGCTGAGACAGGTAGCGGTAAAACAGCTGCCTTCCTCATTCCACTGCTCGTCTGGATCACAACCCTGCCGAAGATTGACAG GATTGAAGATTCAGATCAGGGTCCTTACGCCGTGATTCTCGCCCCGACTCGTGAGTTGGCACAGCAGATTGAAGAAGAGACCATAAAGTTCGGTAAACCGCTCGGCATCCGCACGGTGGCCGTGATTGGAGGTATCTCCAGAGAGGACCAGGGCTTCCGTCTCAGGATGGGCTGTGAG ATTGTGATCGCCACCCCCGGTCGTCTCATCGATGTGCTGGAGAACCGATACCTGGTCCTGGGCCGCTGTACCTACGTGGTCCTTGATGAGGCTGATCGTATGATTGACATGGGCTTCGAGCCCGACGTCCAGAAGATTCTGGAGTACATCCCAGTGACCAATCAGAAACCAGACACTGACGAAGCAGAAGACCCTGAGAAACTGATGATGAACTTTGAATCTGGAAAACATAAATACAGACAA ACGGTCATGTTCACGGCCACGATGCCTCCAGCTGTGGAGAGACTGGCCAGGAGCTACCTGAGACGTCCTGCTGTGGTTTACATCGGGTCGGCCGGCAAACCTCACGAGAGGGTCGAACAGAAGGTGTTGCTCATgtcagagggagagaagag GAAGAAGCTGCTGGAGGTGTTGTCACACGGCTTCGAGCCTCCCATCATCATCTTCGTCAACCAGAAGAAAGGTTGCGACGTGCTGGCGAAGTCTCTGGAGAAGATGGGG TACAATGCTTGCACGCTGCACGGTGGCAAAGGCCAGGAACAGAGAGAGTTTGCGCTCTCCAACCTCAAGGCTGGAGCCAAAGACATCCTGGTGGCCACTGACGTCGCTGGTCGAGGTATCGATATCCACGACGTCTCCATGGTCCTCAACTACGACATGGCGAAGAACATTGAAG ATTACATCCATCGTATCGGTCGTACGGGTCGTGCCGGAAAGAGTGGTGTTGCCATGACGTTCCTCACCAAAGAGGACTCGGCGGTGTTCTACGACCTGAAGCAGGCCATCCTGGAGAGCCCGGTCTCCACCTGCCCCCCCGAGCTGACCAACCACCCGGACGCTCAGCACAAACCTGGAACCATCCTGACCAAGAAGAGACGCGAGGAGACCATCTTTGCCTGA